atagttttaccaacgctcttatatgggtgtgaagcatgggtgatgaatgttgcagcgaggagaaggctggaggcagtggagatgtcatgtctgagggcaatgtgtggtgtgaatataatgcagagaattcgtagtttggaagttaggaggaggtgcgggattaccaaaactgttgtccagagggctgaggaagggttgttgaggtggttcggacatgtagagagaatggagcgaaacagaatgacttcaagagtgtatcagtctgtagtggaaggaaggcggggtaggggtcggcctaggaaaggttggagggagggggtaaaggaggttttgtgtgcgaggggcttggacttccagcaggcatgcgtgagcgtgtttgataggagtgaatggagacaaatggttttttaatacttgacgtgctgttggagtgtgagcaaagtaacatttatgaagggattcagggaaaccggcaggccggacttgagtcctggagatgggaagtacagtgcctgcactctgaaggaggggtgttaatgttgcagtttaaaaactgtagtgtaaagcacccttctggcaagacagtgatggagtgaatgatggtgaaagtttttctttttcgggccaccctgccttggtgggaatcggctagtgtaaaaaaaatatatatatattgaaggaTAAAAAGAATGTAGAGTTTAGAATGCAGAATTTATTTGCTGGAGTAACGTTTACACCAGAAAGATGAAGTCTGGAGGACATGTGCGAATACTGATGACTTATTACTTGCCATAACCTGTGGAAACAAAGTCAATGTTAACACACCAATCCTTCTGattatgtaaatgtatatatatatatatatatatatatatatatatatatatatatatatatatatatatatatatatatatatatatatatatatacacgcacacacacacacacacacacacacacacacacacacacacacacacacacacacacacccccacacacacacacacacacacacacacacacacacacacatatatatatatatatatgagggtccctattacagttctagaggtatatatatatatatatatatatatatatatatatatgcaatacaaagacggggagttgaatgatagctctaggcttttcgtgttgAAATCAACACATCATGAgcctgcaatgttgcagaaaagaggagaagGTCCGAGCAGACAACTGTAATTCTGATCAGTGTTGTTGCTGTATCAGGTGAATGTAGGAAGAAAATGTATTACTCACGTCCATAGCCGCCGCCACCGAAGCCGCCGCCACCGAAGCCGCCGCCACCGAAGCCGCCGCCACCGAAGCCACCGCCACCGAAACCGCCACGTCCGTACCCGCCGCCATGACCGCCAAACCCGCCACCACCGAAGCCTTTACCTGGAAACATCAGTATATAAGGGCTTTACCCGAAAAAATATagcggtttacctggagtttacctggagagggtttcgggggtcaacgccccagcggcccggtctgaaaccaggcctcatggtggatcagggtctgatcaaccaggctgttactgctgaccgcacggaagctgacgtacgaaccacagcccggttggtcaggtactgactttagttgcctgtccagtgccttcttgaagacagccaggggtctattggtaatccccattatgtatgctgggaggcagttgaacaatcttgggccccagacacttattgtgttgtctctcagtgtactcgtggcgcccctgctttccactggtggaatgttgcatctcctgccgagtcttgctttcatagggagggattttcgtgtgcaggtttggtaccaatccctccaggaccttccaagtgtatattatcatgtatctctctcgcctgcgttccagggaatacagatcaaggaccttcaactgttcccagtagtttagatgctTTATCTTACTTATGTGTGccttgaaagttctttgtacactctcctggTCTGCAACGTCGTCAGCCTTGAAGGGGACCGTTAGTgtacaggaatattccagcctagagagcacaagtgaattaaagagaatcatcatggtctttagcgtccctagttttgaaggttctcattattcatcctagcATTTTCCAAGCGGGTAAGGTAGATCAGTTAGTGATTTATTATTTATATACCGGGAACTTACCATAACCTCCTGAGCCTCCATTGTTCAAGCTCCTTGTTCACGCTGATGAACTTTAGTTGCCATAACACATTTAAATACATAATTATAATGCCGACCATATACTGAGGAAACACGCTGGCTTGTAATTTTTTGTGCTTATTTAATATAATTACACAAGTAGAAACCATAATACATTTATAAGACTTTCAGAAAAATGATACCATGACTTCCCTTACTACAAACAACACAACTAAGGAATTTATTCATTTATGGAACTTTGAAACAGCAATGCTTTCTAAATTAACACATGCAACGTACCTCCATATCCACCGCCAAAGCCTCCGCCACCGCAAcatccaccgccgccaccgccaccataaCCACCTCCTCCAAATCCACCGCCACCAAAGCCGCCACCGAATTTACCAGCGCTAACCCAcgccaccaccagacacaccacaACAAGGGTGTATACTCGACGAATCTGGAAAAGTATAGAAATTATGTACCACATTTGTTACAAACGTTAGAATTAACATTGACGAAGTATACAACAGTAAATAATTAGTATTGATAAAGTATACAACAAACAATTAGCATTGATAAAGTATACAGCAGTAAACAATTAACATTGATAAAATATACAACAGTAAACAATTAACATTGATAAAGTATACAACAGTAAACAATTAACATTGATAAAATATACAACAGTAAACAATTAACATTGATAAAGTATACAACAGTAAACAATTAACATTGATGAAGTATACAACAGTAAACAATTAACATTGATGAAGTATACAACAGTAAACAATTAACATTGATAAAGTATACAACAGTAAACAATTAACATTGATGAAGTATACAACAATAAACAATTAACATTGATGAAGTATACAACAGTAAACAATTAACATTGATGAAGTATACAACAGTAAACAATTAACATTGATGAAGTATACAACAGTAAACAATTAACATTGATGAAGTATGCAACCCTAAATAATTCATaaccaaaattataaattttgagAATAGGTTAGACAAAAGTTTGAGTAGGggaggggtgggagaggggagggggaagctgaACTGGAAGAAGAACAGGccagtataggccagtaggcctgttataAAACtattcctacattcttatgttactgtgtaatgttatgCAATAATAAAACCCAGTTTCTAGGAAAGACGTGATTCCCGAGTCATCGGACATTAACACGACATCTTCAGAGGAAGACTATGTGTGGCGTGTGAACTTTATATGTGATACATGAACAGGACATGTGATATACGAAGAACACATGTAATACGTGAAAAATACATGATGCTTGTGAGCAGGAAACATGATATGTGAAGAGAACATGTGTTACGAGGAGAGGACACATAGAATGGAGCAATGATACTGCCACCAAGTTTTTCTTAAAAGCGCCTTTGCTATCGTAttttttattgttaaattatcAATAGAAAGATATGTTGCTTACCATGGTTGACTCGGCACTGGCGTGAGAGAAGGCACTGATGGAGGTGCCCATAAGGCACGCTGTATATATATCCAGGTGCCACTGGAAGCCTTCAAGGAAAATAAACGAGTGAGGCCACGACTCTGAATCATGTTGAGTCATTATGGTAAATGGAAACGGAAGAAATGGAGAGTTGTCGGGCAGGTTGAGAGGTAAAGAAGAAGGTCGTGGGAAGAgtaatgtgtgtttattattcaTGCAACAAAGCCTTTAATAATACTTTCTTAAACGTTGTCCTTTTTGAGGGACAACTTCTTGGGAAGTGAAGAACATAATAACGAAAAAATGGAATGTTTCCAAGACCTCACATTGGCCATATTCTTTATTTTAAAGTGttttgttatattatattattattaatactgtatttaatattaataatatccttatttcttcaagtacatgtacaaggtatacagtcctggctgacatcaatgacatatttctgagtagaaagccgcttgttatgctgagcatttcgggtaaattaggtcaattttgtcccaggatgcgacccacaccaatcaactaacacccaggtacctaatttactgataggtgaacagggacaacgggTTTAAgaaaacacgcctaatgtttccatCCTTGCCGGGAATTGAACTacggaccctcagtgtgtgaagcaaaagctttgcctaccaggccaggGGTAGAAATTAATATGATTTATTTTATCTCGCATTCTAGTTGTTTCTTCTTGACCTGGAAATGTGTGCAGGAAGGCGGTGTTGTTCTACTGGGTGAGCTGGAGGAATGTGCTTAGCTGGTACTGGATACATAActgttagttaggttaggttaggttaggttaggttacgttaggtaagattcatcaggaaacaggtcaagtgtttcctgaggagAGTCTCAATCATAAGATAACCCGCCACTGCAGCTTTTGGTCAcatgaccgaagccttccacttgCTCACCAATCCACCaccattaaaatatttttttattcaaGTATTAGTAGTTGATAGCTGTACCTGAATGTTTAAATACTGTGTAACGCATCTCTGGTCTGTTTTACCCTCTGCACCGACAGTCAGGCACCactcactcctccaccatcctctACATTCACACCAGTGCTTTGAAAAATGTCAGGGACAATTTCAGTGCAAAATTTTGCAATTTACCAGTAACTTCTGCAAGTgaagcaaatacacacacacacacacacacacacacacacacacacacacacacacacacacaaacacacacacacacacacacacacgcacacacacacacacacacacacacacgcacgcacacacacacacacacacacacacacacacacacacacacgcacacacacacacacacacacacacacacacacacacacacacacacacacacacacacacacacacacaaacacacacacacacacacacacacacacacacacacacacacacacacacacacacactaacacacacacacacacacacacacacacacacacacacacacacacacacacacacacacatatatatatatatatatatatatatatatatatatatatatatatatatatatatatatatatatatatatatatatatatatatatatatatatatatatattaattaatcaatttatgtatgtatgtatgcatctatctatctgtttatatatatatatatatatatatatatatatatatatatatatatatatatatatatatatatatatatatatatatatatatatatatatatataagaagttAATGCGACATGGCGCAATAATATTGGTTCTTTGTCTGTGCTTAAAAGTGGTTTTCGTGAATCAGAAATCACCCACTTAAAAAGTAAATTTAGGTCACGGTTTTGGGTCATGCTGAATCATTATTGTAAACGTTGTCATGACAAATTGGAAGACGCAGTTGAGGAGGAGCGTGAGTTGGGAAGACAGTGGTGAGAAGATAAAGAGAATGGTGACTGTTGCACATGTACAGACTACAATGATAACTTTGCATGTGTTCTCTTGAAGTTGTCTAACCTAACTTATTGCATAAGTTTTCTTCCAACACTCACATCACCGTTTTCACTAATTGTGTAActaattatttattattgtgcagaactcattattattttattgttttaacaTATCGTTCATTTTCCaacgaggcagagtgacccaacgAGGCAGTGACCCaacgaggcagagtgacccaacgaggcagagtgacccaacgaggcagagtgacccaacgaggcagagtgacccaacgaggcagagtgacccaacgaggcagagtgacccaacgaggcagagtgacccaacgaggcagagtgacccaacgaggcagagtgacccatagaggaagaaacattttcaccatcactcactccatcactatcttgccagagacaTGCTAATACTACAGTTAACAAAAACTGCAATatatctccacccttccttcagagcaaagacactgtactccccacctccaggactcaagtccagctaaccggtttctccGAATCCCTTCATgtttctttgctcacactccaacagcgcgtcAAGTAACAAAAGCCATtagcctccactcctatctaacacgctcacgcaagattgctggaagtccaagcccttcgcacacaaaacctcttttatcccctccctacaacccttcctaggatgactcctaccccgtcttccttccactacagtttTATACACCATCGAAGGCATtcaattttgttccattctctcttaaTGTCCGAACCATATgaacaatccttcctcagccctctggataatacttttagaaatcaCACACCTCCAGCTTATCTCCAAGGTTCTCcaggattctctgcataatattcacaccacacattgccctcaaacacaacgtctccactgtctccagccttctccttgttgcaacattcaccacccatgcttcacacccatataagaacgttggtaccactgtactatcaTACATTCCCATTTTGCTtctatggataacgttctttgtccccacagactcctcagtacaccactcaccttttcctttcatcagttctaTTGTTACCCCTCGTCCTTCACAGACCCATGTGCTGACAAGTCCactaccaaatatctgaaaacattcacttcctacatactccctccctccagcctgaCATCCAgtttttcattacctaattttttttgttatcctcatcaccttgctcttttctatgttcacttttaatttccttcttttacat
The sequence above is drawn from the Cherax quadricarinatus isolate ZL_2023a chromosome 26, ASM3850222v1, whole genome shotgun sequence genome and encodes:
- the LOC128691531 gene encoding keratin, type II cytoskeletal 68 kDa, component IB, with the protein product MGTSISAFSHASAESTMIRRVYTLVVVCLVVAWVSAGKFGGGFGGGGFGGGGYGGGGGGGCCGGGGFGGGYGGKGFGGGGFGGHGGGYGRGGFGGGGFGGGGFGGGGFGGGGFGGGGYGRYGK